In Apium graveolens cultivar Ventura chromosome 10, ASM990537v1, whole genome shotgun sequence, the following are encoded in one genomic region:
- the LOC141693145 gene encoding uncharacterized protein LOC141693145, giving the protein MGKDSKKDEGIDVKEIHMKLLDDLVNINSLMTLAVFVGLSLATPNTRSLDSRNECHAGPKEAKMLILYEVIAFSCFFLSSMLAKVLKLHLYLDGADDKYTFTSENIDLKELMIALSACGSTAGIVSVTLSIVKIIEVRIGLLSCGCRESTAAVLCLGILVGFALVIYVVSMAIAIYASFKSDHAKDRGNANAKGEVCLDEKYQLTQGSESMV; this is encoded by the coding sequence ATGGGCAAGGACTCGAAAAAGGACGAAGGAATTGATGTAAAAGAAATTCATATGAAACTACTTGATGATCTTGTGAATATAAATTCCCTAATGACTTTGGCTGTATTTGTGGGCTTATCTCTTGCTACACCAAACACACGCAGCCTCGACTCGAGAAATGAGTGTCATGCAGGTCCTAAAGAAGCGAAAATGCTGATTCTCTACGAAGTTATAGCGTTTTCTTGCTTCTTCTTGTCAAGCATGCTTGCCAAGGTACTTAAGCTTCATCTCTACCTCGACGGGGCAGACGATAAATATACCTTCACCAGTGAAAATATCGATTTGAAGGAATTGATGATAGCATTGTCTGCATGCGGCTCAACTGCTGGGATAGTTTCGGTGACACTTTCGATTGTGAAAATTATTGAAGTTCGAATTGGATTGCTGTCATGCGGGTGCAGAGAATCCACTGCTGCCGTGTTGTGTCTTGGCATACTTGTTGGTTTTGCTTTGGTTATTTATGTTGTGTCAATGGCTATTGCTATTTACGCTTCTTTTAAAAGTGATCATGCTAAGGATAGAGGAAATGCAAACGCAAAGGGCGAGGTTTGTTTGGACGAAAAGTACCAATTGACTCAAGGTTCTGAATCAATGGTCTAA